Proteins co-encoded in one Clostridiales bacterium genomic window:
- a CDS encoding MBL fold metallo-hydrolase, whose amino-acid sequence MRKTKNILSIFIAFIVSFTWVFTSFDQKVVFAQSGVLEAHFLDVGQGDCAIINMPDGKTMIVDAGDNKNAVKDKILDYIDANFPELEYFDFAIVTHEDADHCGGMAAVLQEYPAKTVYRPNVIAARQGFIDPVIAITQDHTVLDDNLKLWNETGAGVNGNEKETLAYKNFIAQAYEPFLIDGTPYTPQVIVSDGRKKDRPENKASQDIIGEDYSVIFYSPLRYTYTDANDYSNIFILEFQGFEFFFSGDAEAQAEQEFVEEYFDYDFDIDVFKLGHHGSRTSSSQELIELVTKQSKRDEIRCVISCGEGNSYNHPHQEALDRFISLGFLEENILRTDQIGDIVFEVKPDLQGNYSLYCNGQKISGDDFWQKLFKDIQEFFMSLYDESPQLAYLAIAVIIIFVIIAAALIIKSRQNKKSKK is encoded by the coding sequence GAGGCGCATTTTTTGGATGTGGGACAGGGCGATTGCGCAATAATTAACATGCCCGACGGCAAAACTATGATTGTTGATGCGGGCGATAACAAAAATGCGGTCAAAGATAAAATTTTGGATTATATTGACGCCAATTTTCCCGAGCTTGAGTATTTTGACTTTGCCATTGTCACCCATGAAGACGCCGACCATTGCGGCGGAATGGCGGCGGTCTTGCAAGAATACCCCGCCAAGACGGTTTATAGGCCCAATGTCATAGCCGCAAGGCAAGGCTTTATAGACCCCGTTATCGCGATTACCCAAGACCATACTGTTTTGGATGATAACCTAAAGCTATGGAACGAAACAGGCGCGGGCGTCAATGGAAATGAAAAAGAGACCTTAGCATATAAAAACTTTATCGCGCAGGCATACGAGCCCTTTTTGATAGACGGGACGCCTTACACGCCCCAAGTAATAGTAAGCGACGGGCGCAAAAAAGACCGGCCCGAAAACAAGGCAAGCCAAGACATAATAGGCGAGGATTACAGCGTAATTTTTTACTCGCCTTTGAGATATACATATACCGATGCCAACGATTACAGCAATATATTTATTTTGGAGTTTCAGGGCTTTGAGTTTTTTTTCTCTGGAGACGCCGAAGCCCAAGCCGAGCAAGAGTTTGTGGAAGAATATTTTGACTATGACTTTGACATAGATGTTTTTAAGCTAGGGCATCACGGCAGCCGCACCTCGTCTTCGCAAGAATTAATAGAATTAGTCACAAAACAATCCAAAAGGGACGAAATCCGCTGCGTGATAAGTTGCGGCGAGGGCAATTCATATAATCATCCGCATCAAGAAGCTTTGGACAGGTTTATTTCTTTGGGCTTTTTGGAGGAAAACATTTTAAGGACGGACCAAATAGGCGACATAGTCTTTGAGGTAAAACCCGATCTTCAGGGCAATTACAGCTTATATTGCAACGGCCAAAAAATATCGGGCGACGATTTTTGGCAAAAGCTGTTTAAGGACATTCAAGAGTTTTTTATGTCGTTATACGACGAATCGCCGCAGCTGGCGTATTTGGCAATCGCGGTTATTATAATTTTTGTCATTATCGCCGCCGCGCTTATCATTAAGTCAAGACAGAACAAAAAATCAAAAAAGTAG
- a CDS encoding septum formation initiator family protein codes for MASPRIRRRQLIAIAAVALLVVMLIALTINIITIFRLKARQEELRKKLTELDLAAEQINNELQSRSNPDYIEKYAREKLGLTQDGEKVFTPKDAGGN; via the coding sequence ATGGCAAGCCCAAGGATAAGAAGGCGGCAGCTTATCGCCATTGCGGCGGTTGCCCTTTTGGTAGTAATGCTGATTGCCTTGACAATCAATATTATCACCATTTTTAGGCTAAAAGCCAGGCAAGAGGAGTTAAGAAAAAAACTGACCGAATTGGATTTGGCGGCCGAACAAATAAACAACGAACTGCAAAGCAGGTCCAACCCTGATTATATAGAAAAATACGCGCGAGAAAAATTAGGATTAACGCAAGATGGCGAAAAAGTCTTCACGCCCAAAGACGCGGGCGGTAATTGA
- a CDS encoding cytochrome C551, producing the protein MPDKKLVCRDCNQEFLFTEGEQNFYQQKGFVNEPTRCPECRKAKKQRYNAERGYRK; encoded by the coding sequence GTGCCCGATAAAAAACTTGTCTGCAGGGATTGCAACCAAGAGTTTTTGTTCACAGAAGGCGAACAAAACTTTTATCAGCAAAAAGGCTTTGTCAACGAGCCCACAAGATGCCCCGAATGCAGAAAAGCCAAAAAGCAAAGATATAACGCCGAGCGCGGATATCGCAAATAA